DNA from Acidobacteriota bacterium:
CGCTGACAATCACCAGGTTCCGTTCCGCCAGATCGCGGGCCAACCGCCGCGCAACCTGCAATCCGTAAGCTGACGGGCGCCGGGAGCCCACGACAGCCAGGCAGTGCCCGGAAAGCGCCTGGACATCGCCCTTAACGTAAAGCACGAGGGGCGGATCGGCAATCTGCCTGAGCAGTGAAGGATAAGCCGGATTATCGTAATCGATCAACTGGCAGCCGCATTTCGCCCCAGCCTCTATTTCCTTTTCGGCTTCTTTCAGCCCAGCCTGAGAAAAAACTGACTGGCACACGGCCGCAGGAAGGCCGGAACCCTCGAGTTCCGTCAGAGAGGCCATGTACGCGGCCTTGGGCGATCCGAAGTAGGAAACCAGTTTATGGATCCCACGAACTCCCAAACCTTCAATCCGCGACAGCCCAACCCAAAAGACGGTCCCGTTATCCATAAATTCTCTCTACGTCCTCGCCCTGCACGATGCCTTCCCAGAAAGGCGAGCGGCCAGTAACGGATGTGCTAATTGCTGCCCCCATAAAATCGCAGAAGCAAGACGAAAAAGGCAAGCCTTTTTGCATCTTCATGACACGGCCAAGCCCGGCAGACAGGAGCCTCGAGCATTTGGCGAGGCTGGTGGTCCGGCCCAAATCCTTCTGCAATCGACTGTAAAATCCGGCGATGAAGCGCGTCGCCATGGGCCGCCACTGGCTTGCCTTCCCGATGTTCCGGGGCATGCGATGCGCGTTACCATGGGATGCCGCCGGGTGATTGGTATCACAGCATCTGGATTCAAGGTGGGGGAAGATATCAGTGGCGGTAGAATCGGGCAGTCAGCTTCGAGTGCGACGGCGCCAGCATCGGGCACCGGAATCGAAAAGCAAAAGGCATAAGACAAACCCCGCCTCGCACCGGGAAGGGGGGAGTTCCTAACATGATACACCCAGAGCATGGAACAAGCCTTGAACAGCTCGTTGAGCAGCAAATGGCACGCTGGGAATTGGCCAGCCATCAGCGAAAACAGCTCGAACGGCCGGGCCGAGGCAAACTGGGGCGAATCTACTTTGGGCCCTACCTACTGATCTCGCGCGATAAGGGAGCAGGAGGCCACCAGGTCGCAAACATGATTGGGCAGAAACTAGGCTGGCAGGTGTTTGACCGCCAGATTGTTGACGCCATTGCCCTGCGGACCCGGATGCGCCAGCAAATGGTGGAGAACCTCGACGAGAAAACGCGAGGTGGACTGGAGGAATTTATTCGCAATGTCCTGACTCGGGAAATCGGCTCAACGGATTACGTGCTCCACCTCCGGCAGGTCCTGCTGACACTGGGGCAGCAGGGTGACGTGGTGATACTCGGCCGGGGCGCTGAACACATTCTGCCTGGGCAGTTCGGACTTCGCGTCAGGTTGGTGGCCGCGTTTGATGTTCGAACCGAGCGTATTGCCAGGGCGGGCGGGCTGGAGCAGCAATCCGCGCGTCCACTCGTAGAGAAAGTTGATCGGGAACGAAAGCACTTTGTCCATGACCAGTTCCAGAAAGACTTGCGCGATCCCTTGAACTACGACCTGGTGATTAACACCGATGCCCTGACGGTAGAGGGGACTGCGGAAATTGTGCTGGCAGCACTCAAGCAGAAACTGGCGGTTGTACAAACGTTCGAGCCAGCAATGTAGAGAATGTAGAAGAGGAAGGCGTTCCTGCCCATCAGCGTTTTTCGATTGTCCGCCGGGTCGCCGTTGCTGCGAGGAGGCGGTGAATCATCGCTCGGGGGCAGAGGCGAGGCTGCGAGGGCGGCCCAGAATAGCCATCGGACGCTCACGCCACACGCCGTTTTCCTCGTATTTCAGCGTGTAGATGTGAAGCAGCTTCCAGCCTTCTGAGAGCAGCCGGTTTACTTCCTCTCTCCCGCGGGCTTCGATGTTGTGCCCTGCAAGCTCTGCGATGTCAAGCTGCCAGAGTGGAGTTGTCCCCGAGGTCAGGGTTTCGAATGGGTCGCTTTGACTTTCGCCAATGATTCTAGCTCGCTTCATACGCTTCAAACCTCCCTGCAAGCCGCCAGTCAACTTAACGAATAGAACAAAACGCTCGTCAAGGAAGTGACAACTGTCACTGTGCGAAGTGACTGCTCTGCGGCGGTGATGCGGATACCCAATCGCTCCAGCTCTTTCTTTCCCATTCACATCTGCTGTGGTGGACGTCCAAAAAGGGGGCGGCAACATCACCTGAAATTGTGAGAGCGGTCACTGTCAAACGACGAAAAATATTATATCTGTTTGAATAGGACGGAGGAAAGCAAGTGTACCCGCACTGTTCCAAAGCGCGACGCGGCTTCCCTAATTTAAGTTCCAGAAAGCATAAGGAGAGCACCAATGGTCCTTCCACTCCAAATCACCTTTCGCAACCTGCACTCGTCAGAAATGGTAAAAGGATGGATCCAGGAAGAAGCCAACAAATTGAATGAATTTTACGGAAAGATTACCAGTTGCCGGGTGGTGGTAGAACTCCCCAACCGGCGCCACAAGGCAGGCAATCTGTACCACGTGAGGATTGATCTGACCGTACCCGGAGGAGAGATGGTTGTGGAACGGCAGCCTGGTCTCCGAGGACTGCCTGGCCACATTGAGATAAAGCCTACAAAAAGCCTGGAAGTCATGGCGCCGCATAAAGACCTCCGCCAGGCGATCAATGATGCCTTTGGGGCCATGCAACGTCGGCTGCAGAATTACTCCAGGCGCCGGCGCCATGATGTGAAGGTCCATAACGCGCCCCCGACAGGGCGGGTTATCAGGCTGTTTCCTCAGGGCGGGTATGGTTTTCTTGAAGCCGTGGACGGGCGCGAGATATATTTCCACAAAAACAGTGTTCTAAATGATGCCTTTGCCCTTCTGGCTATTGGATCGGCGGTCAGCTTCATTGAGGAAAAAGGTGATGAGGGACCCCAGGCCAGCAACGTGAAGCTGGTTCGGCGCAGGACTATGCCGGGAGAGCGTGGATCACAGATAGCCGCCTGAAAGCCCGTCATTACAGCCCTGTCTGGCATCCCGGAAGGGGACGGGTGGTACAAACTGAGCAGGAGGTTCGCCATGTTCCAGAACCGCACAGAAGCGGGACGTAAGCTTGCTTCCAAACTTTCATCCTATTGCGGCTGGCCCGATGTTCTGGTTCTTGCGCTGCCGCGCGGCGGGGTCCCGGTTGGCGCGGAAATCGCCAGGGCTTTGCACGTACCCCTGGATGTTTTCGTGGTGCGTAAACTTGGAGTTCCGTGGAATCCGGAACTGGCAATGGGCGCGGTTGCAACGGGCGGCGTGCGTGTTCTGGATGAAGATATAGTCCAGTCGCTCGCCATCCCCCCTGAAGAAATCGCAAAGGTTGCTGCCGGGGAGGAAATTGAACTTGAAAGGCGCGAGCGGGCCTATCGCGGGGGCCGAGTTCGACACACGATTGCCGGCAAGAAAGTGATTCTTGTGGATGACGGAATTGCCACCGGATCCACAATGAGAGCGGGAGTGGCCGCTCTCCGCAAACTACAGCCGGCGC
Protein-coding regions in this window:
- a CDS encoding cytidylate kinase-like family protein, with protein sequence MIHPEHGTSLEQLVEQQMARWELASHQRKQLERPGRGKLGRIYFGPYLLISRDKGAGGHQVANMIGQKLGWQVFDRQIVDAIALRTRMRQQMVENLDEKTRGGLEEFIRNVLTREIGSTDYVLHLRQVLLTLGQQGDVVILGRGAEHILPGQFGLRVRLVAAFDVRTERIARAGGLEQQSARPLVEKVDRERKHFVHDQFQKDLRDPLNYDLVINTDALTVEGTAEIVLAALKQKLAVVQTFEPAM
- a CDS encoding HPF/RaiA family ribosome-associated protein, encoding MVLPLQITFRNLHSSEMVKGWIQEEANKLNEFYGKITSCRVVVELPNRRHKAGNLYHVRIDLTVPGGEMVVERQPGLRGLPGHIEIKPTKSLEVMAPHKDLRQAINDAFGAMQRRLQNYSRRRRHDVKVHNAPPTGRVIRLFPQGGYGFLEAVDGREIYFHKNSVLNDAFALLAIGSAVSFIEEKGDEGPQASNVKLVRRRTMPGERGSQIAA
- a CDS encoding phosphoribosyltransferase yields the protein MFQNRTEAGRKLASKLSSYCGWPDVLVLALPRGGVPVGAEIARALHVPLDVFVVRKLGVPWNPELAMGAVATGGVRVLDEDIVQSLAIPPEEIAKVAAGEEIELERRERAYRGGRVRHTIAGKKVILVDDGIATGSTMRAGVAALRKLQPARVVVAAPVASHASCTMLRRVADEVVCVIEAEDFFAIGEWYEDFTQLTDDDVQNLLENTSGVISAA